In Paraburkholderia phenazinium, the following are encoded in one genomic region:
- a CDS encoding ABC transporter substrate-binding protein has product MRIKLPVAFIAALLAAAPALALAKPLTVCTESSPDGFDIVQFNSLVTTNASADVIFNSLVSYDEAEKKVVPALAQSWDVSPDGLTYTFHLRPNVQFQTTDYFKPTHALNADDVVFTFSRMLDDSNPWHKVTGASGFPHAQSMGLPKLIKSVSKVDDNTVKFELNQPDATFISILTMGFASIYSAEYADQLLKAGKQVDLNAKPIGTGPFVLKSYTKDAVIRYDVNPSYWGPKPKIDRLIYAITPDATVRAQKVKTGECQIALSPKPQDVADAKTDKSLAVVQTPAFMTAFVALNTDKKPLDNQKVRAALNMAFDRTTYLKTVFDNTATAAVNPYPPNTWSYNKSVKPWPYDPAKAKALLAEAGFPNGFSTTIWVRPTGSVLNPNPKAGAELLQADFAKIGVKADVKVIEWGELIKEAKQGQHDSLFMGWAGDNGDPDNYLTPLFSCNAVKSGINFARFCDADLDKLIADGKATTDQAKRAKAYEAAQQIIHDQALWIPLGYPTAAAITRTDVSGYHVSPFGRQNFTTVAVQ; this is encoded by the coding sequence ATGCGCATTAAACTGCCCGTCGCCTTCATTGCCGCTTTACTCGCCGCAGCGCCTGCGCTCGCATTGGCCAAACCGCTGACGGTCTGTACCGAATCGAGCCCCGATGGCTTCGATATCGTCCAGTTCAACTCGCTCGTCACGACCAATGCGTCGGCGGATGTGATTTTCAACTCGCTGGTCTCGTACGACGAGGCGGAGAAGAAGGTCGTACCCGCACTCGCCCAGAGCTGGGACGTGAGCCCCGACGGTCTCACCTATACGTTCCATCTGCGCCCCAACGTGCAGTTCCAGACCACCGACTACTTCAAGCCCACCCACGCGCTGAACGCCGACGACGTCGTCTTCACCTTCAGCCGGATGCTCGACGACAGCAACCCGTGGCACAAGGTGACGGGTGCGAGCGGTTTCCCGCACGCGCAATCGATGGGTCTGCCGAAGCTGATCAAGTCGGTCTCGAAGGTCGACGACAACACGGTCAAGTTCGAACTGAACCAGCCGGATGCGACCTTCATCTCGATCCTGACGATGGGCTTCGCCTCGATCTATTCCGCCGAATACGCCGACCAGTTGCTGAAGGCGGGCAAGCAGGTCGACCTGAACGCCAAGCCGATCGGCACCGGCCCGTTCGTGCTGAAGAGCTACACGAAGGACGCCGTGATTCGCTATGACGTGAATCCTTCGTACTGGGGCCCCAAGCCGAAAATCGACCGTCTGATCTACGCGATCACACCGGACGCCACGGTGCGGGCGCAGAAGGTCAAGACGGGCGAATGCCAGATCGCGCTGTCGCCGAAGCCGCAGGATGTGGCGGACGCCAAGACCGACAAGTCGCTCGCGGTGGTGCAGACGCCCGCGTTCATGACCGCGTTCGTCGCGCTGAACACGGACAAGAAGCCGCTCGACAACCAGAAGGTGCGTGCCGCGCTGAACATGGCGTTCGACCGCACGACGTATCTGAAAACCGTGTTCGACAACACGGCGACGGCGGCGGTGAATCCGTATCCGCCGAACACGTGGAGCTACAACAAGTCGGTCAAGCCGTGGCCGTACGATCCGGCGAAGGCCAAGGCCCTGCTCGCCGAAGCGGGTTTCCCGAACGGCTTTTCGACGACCATCTGGGTGCGTCCGACGGGTAGTGTGCTCAACCCGAATCCGAAAGCCGGCGCCGAGCTGCTGCAGGCCGACTTTGCGAAGATCGGCGTGAAGGCGGACGTGAAGGTGATCGAATGGGGCGAGCTGATCAAGGAGGCCAAGCAGGGCCAGCACGACTCGCTGTTCATGGGCTGGGCGGGCGACAACGGCGATCCGGACAACTATCTGACGCCGCTCTTTAGCTGCAACGCGGTGAAGTCGGGCATCAACTTCGCGCGCTTTTGCGACGCGGATCTCGACAAGCTGATTGCCGACGGCAAGGCCACCACGGATCAAGCCAAGCGCGCGAAGGCGTATGAAGCGGCGCAGCAGATCATCCACGATCAGGCGCTGTGGATTCCGCTCGGCTATCCGACTGCGGCGGCTATCACGCGTACGGACGTGAGCGGCTATCACGTGAGTCCGTTCGGACGGCAGAACTTTACGACGGTGGCGGTGCAGTAA
- the argS gene encoding arginine--tRNA ligase: MLPAHKHTLESLLADTVKQVAEATQGASEAAFVAPTITLERPKVAAHGDVACNVAMQLAKPLRANPRQLAQQIVDAVLAHPQAQGLVQGAEVAGPGFINLRLAPAAKQAVIGAVFAEKEAFGRSQRDAGKHVLVEFVSANPTGPLHVGHGRQAALGDALSNVLASQGYDVHREFYYNDAGVQIHTLAVSTQARARGLKPGDAGWPESAYNGDYIADIARDYMNGETVAAKDVDAVKGEGDVENLDAIRRFAVAYLRHEQDMDLQAFGVKFDQYYLESSLYSEGRVEKTVAALIAAGKTYEQEGALWLRTTDDGDDKDRVMRKTDGTYTYFVPDVAYHVAKWERGFTKVINVQGSDHHGTIARVRAGLQGLGIGIPKGYPDYILHKMVTVMRDGEEVKISKRAGSYVTVRDLIEWSGGATPGSETSPDLLDEATIRRGRDAVRFFLISRKADTEFVFDIDLALKQNDENPVHYVQYAHARICSVISEAKTRYNTDEAILPTVDVSLLTSERAMALLQKLAEFPDMLQHAADELAPHAVAFYLRDLAGEFHSFYNDKAERVLVDDEAQRNARVALLAATRQVLANGLATIGVSAPEKM, from the coding sequence ATGCTGCCCGCACATAAACACACACTCGAATCACTGCTCGCCGACACCGTGAAGCAGGTCGCCGAAGCAACCCAAGGTGCAAGCGAAGCCGCCTTCGTCGCCCCCACCATCACGCTGGAACGCCCGAAAGTCGCCGCACACGGCGACGTAGCCTGCAACGTCGCCATGCAGCTGGCCAAACCGCTGCGCGCCAATCCGCGCCAGCTCGCCCAGCAGATCGTCGATGCAGTGCTCGCGCATCCGCAAGCCCAGGGCCTCGTGCAGGGCGCCGAAGTGGCCGGCCCCGGCTTCATCAACCTGCGCCTTGCTCCCGCTGCCAAGCAGGCGGTGATCGGCGCCGTGTTCGCGGAAAAGGAAGCCTTCGGCCGCTCGCAGCGCGACGCCGGCAAGCACGTGCTGGTCGAATTCGTGTCGGCCAACCCGACCGGTCCGCTCCACGTCGGCCATGGCCGTCAGGCGGCGCTGGGCGATGCGCTGTCGAACGTGCTGGCTTCGCAGGGCTACGACGTGCATCGCGAGTTCTACTACAACGATGCGGGTGTGCAGATCCATACGCTCGCCGTCTCCACCCAGGCACGCGCCCGCGGACTGAAACCGGGCGACGCCGGCTGGCCCGAATCGGCCTACAACGGCGACTACATTGCGGATATCGCACGCGACTACATGAACGGCGAAACCGTCGCCGCGAAAGACGTCGATGCGGTCAAGGGCGAAGGCGACGTCGAGAATCTCGACGCCATCCGCCGCTTCGCGGTCGCGTATCTGCGCCACGAGCAGGACATGGACTTGCAGGCCTTCGGCGTGAAGTTCGACCAGTACTACCTCGAATCCTCGCTGTACTCGGAAGGCCGCGTCGAGAAGACGGTGGCGGCGCTGATCGCCGCCGGCAAGACCTACGAGCAGGAAGGCGCGCTGTGGCTGCGCACCACGGACGACGGCGACGACAAAGACCGCGTCATGCGCAAGACCGACGGCACCTACACGTACTTCGTGCCGGACGTCGCGTACCACGTCGCCAAGTGGGAACGTGGCTTCACCAAGGTCATCAACGTGCAGGGCTCGGACCACCACGGCACCATCGCGCGGGTGCGCGCCGGCCTGCAGGGTCTCGGCATCGGCATTCCGAAGGGCTATCCCGACTACATCCTGCACAAGATGGTCACGGTGATGCGCGACGGCGAGGAAGTGAAGATCTCGAAGCGCGCGGGCAGCTATGTGACGGTGCGCGACCTGATCGAATGGTCGGGCGGCGCGACGCCGGGCTCGGAAACCTCGCCGGACCTGCTCGACGAAGCAACGATCCGCCGCGGCCGCGACGCCGTGCGGTTTTTCCTGATCTCGCGCAAGGCCGATACGGAATTCGTCTTCGACATCGACCTCGCGCTCAAGCAGAACGACGAGAATCCGGTGCACTACGTGCAGTATGCGCACGCCCGGATCTGCTCGGTCATCAGCGAAGCGAAGACGCGCTACAACACCGACGAGGCAATTCTGCCGACCGTGGACGTGTCCCTGCTCACCAGCGAACGTGCGATGGCGTTGCTGCAGAAACTGGCGGAATTCCCCGACATGCTGCAACACGCCGCCGACGAACTCGCGCCGCATGCGGTCGCGTTCTATCTGCGCGACCTCGCGGGCGAATTCCACTCGTTCTACAATGACAAGGCCGAACGCGTCCTGGTCGACGATGAAGCGCAGCGCAACGCGCGCGTCGCGCTGCTCGCCGCCACGCGCCAGGTGCTGGCAAACGGCCTTGCGACGATCGGCGTCTCTGCTCCCGAAAAGATGTAA
- the can gene encoding carbonate dehydratase, with protein sequence MTSNASALPNPLAHLFDNNDKWVTRKLSEDPEYFSRLADQQTPEYLWIGCSDSRVPANQIIGLPPGEVFVHRNIANVVVHTDLNCLSVIQFAVDLLKVKHIMVVGHYGCSGVAAALHGRRVGLADNWLHHVQDVRTKHAALLEEWPMGEARHRRLVELNTIEQVVNVCRTTIVNDAWARGQELTVHGWAYGVHDGKVRNLGMMIGAPGELDETYTRCVAAVSAGGAHKTDNDVVAADAARLGDVPAVVAGVIKELKHE encoded by the coding sequence ATGACCTCAAACGCCTCTGCTCTACCCAATCCGCTTGCGCATCTGTTCGACAACAACGACAAGTGGGTGACGCGCAAACTGTCCGAGGATCCGGAGTATTTCTCGCGCCTCGCCGACCAGCAGACGCCCGAATACCTGTGGATCGGCTGCTCGGATTCGCGCGTGCCGGCCAACCAGATCATCGGCCTGCCGCCGGGCGAAGTGTTCGTACACCGGAACATCGCGAACGTCGTGGTGCACACCGATCTGAACTGCCTGTCGGTGATCCAGTTCGCGGTCGACCTGCTGAAGGTCAAGCACATCATGGTGGTCGGCCACTATGGCTGTTCCGGCGTCGCCGCGGCGCTGCACGGCCGCCGTGTGGGCCTCGCGGATAACTGGCTGCATCACGTGCAGGACGTGCGCACCAAGCATGCGGCGCTGCTCGAGGAGTGGCCGATGGGCGAGGCGCGTCACCGCCGCCTGGTCGAACTGAACACGATCGAACAGGTCGTCAACGTCTGCCGTACCACCATCGTCAACGACGCGTGGGCGCGCGGCCAGGAACTGACTGTGCACGGCTGGGCCTACGGCGTGCACGACGGCAAGGTGCGCAATCTGGGCATGATGATCGGCGCGCCGGGCGAGCTCGATGAAACGTATACGCGGTGCGTGGCAGCCGTCTCGGCGGGCGGCGCGCACAAGACAGACAACGACGTGGTCGCCGCCGATGCGGCCAGGCTCGGCGATGTGCCGGCTGTCGTCGCAGGTGTGATCAAGGAGCTAAAACATGAGTGA
- a CDS encoding MBL fold metallo-hydrolase has product MNALEHQLDYPFKDTLPEPGHAFEVTPGVFWLRMPLPFALDHINLWLLRDEIDGQQGWTVVDCGITSDTIKANWEQVFDTVLDGLPVLRVIATHCHPDHIGLAHWICTGGDKQRWDVRLWMTLGEYMQARVLAAGDGSNAGGAGAARHFARHGLSDEASLEKLRNRTSYYSNLVPAVPGQYRRMREGQGIVIGGKTWRVVTGYGHSPEHCALHNEADGVLISGDMVLPRISTNVSVFDMEPEGSPLALYLESLGRYETMAEDTLVLPSHGKPFRGVRTRIAQLREHHDARLAEVREACAQKPQSAADIVPLMFRRQLDVHQLTFAMGEALAHLHLLWLAGELKRTQDADGVIRFAA; this is encoded by the coding sequence ATGAATGCTCTCGAACACCAACTCGACTACCCGTTCAAGGACACCCTGCCGGAACCCGGTCATGCGTTCGAAGTCACGCCCGGTGTGTTCTGGCTGCGCATGCCGTTGCCGTTCGCGCTCGACCACATCAACCTGTGGCTGCTGCGCGATGAGATCGACGGTCAGCAAGGCTGGACGGTGGTCGATTGCGGGATCACCTCGGACACCATCAAGGCGAACTGGGAGCAGGTATTCGACACGGTGCTGGACGGCCTGCCGGTGCTGCGCGTGATCGCCACGCATTGCCATCCGGATCACATCGGTCTGGCGCACTGGATCTGCACGGGTGGCGACAAGCAGCGCTGGGATGTGCGTCTGTGGATGACGCTCGGCGAATACATGCAGGCTCGCGTGTTGGCGGCGGGCGACGGCTCGAATGCCGGCGGTGCGGGCGCCGCGCGTCACTTCGCGCGGCATGGCTTGAGCGACGAGGCGTCGCTGGAGAAGCTGCGCAACCGTACCAGCTACTACTCGAATCTGGTGCCGGCGGTGCCGGGCCAGTATCGGCGCATGCGCGAAGGTCAGGGCATTGTGATTGGCGGCAAGACCTGGCGGGTGGTGACCGGTTACGGTCACTCGCCGGAACACTGCGCGTTGCATAACGAGGCCGACGGTGTGCTGATTTCGGGCGATATGGTGTTGCCGCGCATTTCCACCAACGTCTCGGTGTTCGACATGGAGCCGGAAGGCAGCCCGCTCGCGCTGTATCTGGAGTCGCTCGGCCGCTACGAGACGATGGCCGAAGACACGCTGGTGCTGCCGTCGCACGGCAAGCCGTTTCGCGGCGTGCGGACCCGCATTGCGCAGTTGCGCGAGCATCATGATGCGCGGCTCGCCGAAGTGCGTGAAGCCTGTGCGCAGAAGCCGCAGAGTGCCGCGGATATCGTGCCGCTGATGTTCAGGCGGCAGCTCGATGTCCATCAGTTGACGTTTGCCATGGGCGAGGCGCTCGCGCACTTGCACTTGCTGTGGCTCGCGGGGGAGTTGAAGCGCACGCAGGATGCGGATGGGGTGATCCGGTTTGCGGCCTGA
- a CDS encoding SPOR domain-containing protein, whose product MAKPRRTTKQSKQTGGTFLGIVLGLIVGLAIAVVVALYITRAPTPFVAKVAPPAASDTSASEAQYDPNRPLQGKTPGQAVPQAAQPAPQNTAPQGQAPGMLQEPEIVEVPPASSANANGVAVAPQPAQDNGQPAPAKKPQQATSAPTSTAAAPASNAAKPGSGAAPSAADANSGYFLQVGAYKTSADAEQQRARLAFQGFESKVTQRDAGGVTYYRVRIGPFSKFDDMNSARQRLSDAGVETAVIRFTKQ is encoded by the coding sequence ATGGCAAAACCACGCCGCACAACGAAGCAGTCGAAGCAAACCGGGGGCACTTTTCTCGGCATCGTACTGGGCCTGATTGTCGGCCTGGCAATCGCGGTAGTGGTGGCGCTGTATATCACCCGGGCGCCTACGCCGTTTGTCGCCAAGGTGGCGCCGCCCGCGGCGTCCGACACCAGCGCAAGCGAAGCGCAATACGATCCGAACCGTCCGCTGCAAGGCAAGACGCCGGGCCAGGCGGTGCCGCAAGCCGCCCAGCCGGCGCCGCAAAACACGGCGCCGCAGGGCCAGGCGCCGGGCATGCTGCAGGAACCGGAGATCGTCGAAGTGCCGCCGGCCAGTTCGGCCAATGCAAACGGCGTCGCCGTGGCACCGCAGCCCGCGCAGGATAACGGCCAGCCCGCTCCGGCGAAGAAGCCGCAGCAGGCCACCAGCGCGCCGACCAGCACCGCCGCGGCCCCCGCGTCGAATGCGGCCAAGCCGGGCTCGGGCGCAGCGCCTTCCGCGGCGGACGCGAACAGCGGCTATTTCCTCCAGGTGGGCGCCTACAAGACGTCGGCGGATGCCGAGCAGCAGCGTGCACGCCTCGCCTTCCAGGGTTTCGAATCGAAGGTGACGCAGCGCGATGCCGGCGGCGTGACGTACTATCGCGTGCGCATTGGGCCGTTCTCGAAGTTCGACGACATGAATTCGGCCCGCCAGCGTCTGTCCGACGCAGGGGTCGAGACCGCCGTGATCCGCTTCACCAAGCAGTAA
- a CDS encoding thiol:disulfide interchange protein DsbA/DsbL, translated as MKKLLSILFLSLGLVSAAVEASPAAPVAGKDYTVLPTAQPVDVPAGKIEVTEFFWYGCPHCNEFNPYLEAWVKKQGPDVVFKRVPVAFRDDFIPHSKMYHALDALGLAQKLTPVVFNEIHVNKDYLLTPEDQAKFLAKNGVDPKKYMDAYNSFSTQSEIQRDKKMLDDYKIDGVPTLAVQGKYETGPAATNSLPGTLQVLDYLVAQIRAKKM; from the coding sequence ATGAAAAAACTGCTGAGCATTCTCTTCCTTTCACTCGGCCTCGTCAGCGCGGCCGTAGAGGCATCGCCGGCTGCGCCCGTCGCGGGCAAGGACTACACCGTCCTGCCGACGGCACAACCGGTCGACGTGCCCGCCGGCAAGATCGAAGTCACCGAATTCTTCTGGTACGGCTGCCCGCACTGCAACGAATTCAACCCGTACCTCGAAGCGTGGGTCAAGAAGCAGGGCCCGGACGTCGTGTTCAAGCGCGTGCCGGTCGCCTTCCGCGACGACTTCATCCCGCATTCGAAGATGTACCATGCGCTCGACGCGCTGGGCCTCGCGCAGAAGCTGACGCCGGTCGTCTTCAACGAAATCCACGTCAACAAGGACTACCTGCTGACGCCGGAAGACCAGGCCAAGTTCCTCGCCAAGAACGGCGTCGATCCGAAGAAGTACATGGACGCGTACAACTCATTCTCGACGCAGAGCGAGATCCAGCGCGACAAGAAGATGCTGGATGACTACAAGATCGACGGCGTGCCGACCCTTGCCGTGCAAGGCAAGTATGAAACCGGCCCGGCTGCGACGAACAGCCTGCCGGGCACGCTGCAGGTGCTCGACTACCTCGTCGCCCAGATCCGCGCGAAGAAGATGTAA
- the aceK gene encoding bifunctional isocitrate dehydrogenase kinase/phosphatase — translation MNHFPKLLSSQIGFDVAQTMLEGFDRHYRIFRDAAIGAKALFEAGDWHGLQRLARERITSYDERVEECVELLEDEYDAENIDDEVWQQIKLHYIGLLTTHRQPECAETFFNSVCCKILHRSYFNNDFIFVRPAISTEYIENDEPAAKPTYRAYYPGKEGLAATLERIVTNFQLEPPFEDLQRDVGCVMQAIEDAFGTFTEAANFQIHVLSSLFYRNKSAYIVGRIINGDSLLPFAVPLRHVKPGLLALDTVLLKRDQLLIIFSFSHSYFLVDMEVPSAYVEFLGTIMPGKPKAEIYTSVGLQKQGKNLFYRDLLHHLSHSSDPFIIAPGIKGLVMLVFTLPSFPYVFKLIKDNFPPPKETTRALIQSKYQLVKRHDRLGRMADTLEYSSVALPLARLDEALLRELEKEVPSMIEYEGDNLVIRHLYIERRMVPLNLYLQNGSDEDVEHGIKEYGEAVKELMQANIFPGDMLYKNFGVTRHGRVVFYDYDEIEYLTDCNVRAVPPPRNEEDELSGEPWYSVGPHDIFPETYGTFLLGDPRVRRAFMQHHADFFDPALWQRHKDHLLKGELPDFFPYDSSVRFCTRYPERFAPVADADATGNANDTTAARQPAARAA, via the coding sequence ATGAATCACTTTCCCAAACTGCTATCGTCGCAAATCGGCTTCGACGTCGCGCAAACGATGCTCGAAGGCTTCGACCGTCACTATCGAATCTTCCGCGACGCGGCGATCGGCGCGAAGGCGCTCTTCGAAGCCGGCGACTGGCATGGCCTGCAACGTCTGGCGCGGGAGCGCATTACTTCGTATGACGAACGGGTCGAGGAATGCGTCGAGCTGCTCGAAGACGAATACGACGCCGAAAATATCGACGACGAAGTCTGGCAGCAGATCAAGCTGCATTACATCGGCCTCCTGACCACGCACCGGCAGCCCGAGTGCGCGGAGACGTTCTTCAATTCGGTGTGTTGCAAGATCCTGCACCGCTCGTATTTCAACAACGACTTCATCTTCGTGCGGCCCGCCATCTCGACCGAATACATCGAGAACGACGAGCCCGCTGCCAAGCCGACTTACCGCGCGTATTACCCCGGCAAGGAAGGACTCGCCGCGACGCTCGAGCGCATCGTCACGAACTTCCAGCTCGAGCCGCCGTTCGAAGACCTGCAGCGCGATGTCGGTTGCGTGATGCAAGCCATCGAAGACGCGTTCGGCACGTTCACTGAAGCTGCCAACTTCCAGATTCACGTGCTGTCGTCGCTGTTCTACCGGAACAAGTCGGCGTATATCGTCGGCCGCATCATCAACGGCGATTCGCTGCTGCCGTTTGCGGTGCCGCTGCGTCATGTGAAGCCCGGGCTGCTCGCGCTCGATACCGTGCTGCTCAAGCGCGACCAGTTGCTGATCATCTTCAGCTTCTCGCACTCGTATTTTCTGGTGGACATGGAAGTGCCGTCCGCTTACGTCGAATTTCTCGGCACCATCATGCCGGGCAAGCCGAAGGCGGAAATCTATACCTCGGTGGGCTTGCAGAAGCAGGGCAAGAATCTGTTCTATCGCGACCTGCTGCACCACCTGTCGCATTCGAGCGATCCGTTCATCATCGCGCCCGGCATCAAGGGGCTGGTGATGCTGGTGTTCACGCTGCCGTCGTTCCCTTACGTATTCAAGCTGATCAAGGACAACTTCCCGCCGCCGAAAGAAACCACGCGCGCGCTGATCCAGAGCAAGTATCAGCTCGTCAAACGGCACGACCGCCTGGGGCGCATGGCCGACACGCTGGAATATTCGAGCGTAGCGTTGCCGCTGGCGCGGCTCGACGAAGCGCTGCTGCGCGAACTCGAAAAGGAAGTGCCGTCGATGATCGAATACGAGGGCGATAACCTCGTGATCCGCCATCTGTACATCGAACGCCGCATGGTGCCGCTCAACCTCTACCTGCAAAACGGCAGTGACGAGGACGTCGAGCACGGCATCAAGGAATACGGCGAAGCGGTGAAGGAACTGATGCAGGCGAACATCTTCCCCGGCGACATGCTGTACAAGAACTTCGGCGTAACGCGTCATGGCCGTGTCGTGTTCTACGACTACGATGAGATCGAGTACCTGACCGATTGCAACGTGCGCGCCGTGCCGCCGCCGCGCAACGAGGAAGACGAGTTGTCCGGCGAGCCGTGGTATTCGGTCGGCCCGCACGACATCTTCCCGGAGACTTACGGCACCTTTCTGCTCGGCGACCCGCGTGTGCGCCGCGCCTTCATGCAGCACCACGCAGACTTCTTCGATCCCGCGCTGTGGCAACGGCATAAGGATCACTTACTGAAAGGCGAACTGCCCGACTTCTTTCCCTACGACAGCAGCGTGCGCTTTTGCACCCGCTACCCGGAGCGCTTCGCGCCCGTGGCCGATGCGGATGCCACCGGCAATGCCAACGACACAACGGCAGCGCGCCAACCTGCTGCGCGCGCGGCGTGA
- a CDS encoding SDR family oxidoreductase translates to MSTPLKVFITGASSGIGLALAAEYARRGAILGLVARRGDALASFQQSHPQHSISIYPVDVRDADALAAAAAQFIELYGCPDIVIANAGISRGAVTGHGDLRAFREVMDVNYFGMVATFEPFAAAMMTAGKGALVGLASVAGVRGLPGSGAYSASKAAAFKYLEALRVEMRPKGVNVVTIAPGYVRTPMTAHNPYRMPFLMDADRFAAKVADAVERSTSFAIYPWQMRVVAALLHVLPRWLYDRAFERAPRKPRTVD, encoded by the coding sequence ATGAGTACACCTCTGAAGGTTTTCATCACCGGCGCATCGAGTGGTATCGGCCTCGCGCTCGCCGCCGAATATGCGCGGCGCGGCGCGATTCTCGGCCTCGTTGCCCGTCGCGGCGACGCCCTCGCCAGCTTCCAGCAGTCCCATCCCCAGCATTCCATCTCGATCTACCCCGTCGACGTACGCGACGCCGATGCGCTCGCTGCCGCCGCCGCGCAGTTCATCGAGCTATACGGCTGCCCCGACATCGTGATCGCCAATGCCGGCATCAGCCGTGGCGCCGTCACCGGACATGGCGATCTGCGGGCCTTCCGCGAGGTCATGGACGTCAACTACTTCGGCATGGTCGCCACCTTCGAGCCGTTCGCGGCTGCCATGATGACGGCCGGCAAAGGCGCGTTAGTGGGTCTGGCGAGCGTGGCCGGCGTGCGCGGCTTGCCGGGCTCGGGTGCATACAGCGCGTCGAAGGCCGCAGCGTTCAAGTATCTCGAGGCGCTGCGCGTCGAGATGCGGCCCAAGGGGGTCAACGTGGTGACCATCGCCCCCGGCTATGTCCGCACGCCCATGACGGCGCACAACCCGTATCGCATGCCGTTCCTGATGGACGCCGATCGCTTTGCCGCGAAGGTGGCCGACGCGGTCGAACGCAGTACGTCGTTTGCGATCTATCCGTGGCAGATGCGCGTCGTGGCGGCGCTGTTGCACGTGCTGCCGCGCTGGCTCTACGACCGCGCCTTCGAAAGAGCGCCGCGCAAGCCGCGCACCGTGGACTAA
- a CDS encoding MerR family transcriptional regulator, with product MNTQYTITELAREFDVTPRAIRFYEDQGLLSPSREGSSGLRRVYSGRDRTRLKLTLRGKRLGFTLSEIRDLLDLYDSPTDTVPQLHAFLATVKRHREVLERQLEDLNATLEDLAQYEVEARTLLESGARGADALVSDARST from the coding sequence ATGAACACGCAATACACCATCACCGAGCTCGCGCGTGAATTCGACGTCACTCCCCGCGCAATCCGCTTCTATGAAGACCAGGGTTTACTCTCGCCGAGCCGGGAAGGGTCGAGCGGCTTGCGGCGCGTCTATTCGGGCCGCGACCGCACGCGCCTCAAGCTGACGTTGCGCGGCAAACGGCTGGGTTTCACGCTGTCGGAAATCCGCGACCTGCTCGACCTGTACGACTCGCCCACCGATACCGTGCCCCAGTTGCATGCCTTCCTCGCCACGGTGAAGCGGCATCGCGAAGTGCTGGAGCGTCAACTGGAAGACCTGAACGCCACGCTCGAAGACCTCGCGCAATACGAAGTCGAGGCGCGCACGTTGCTCGAAAGCGGTGCACGTGGGGCGGATGCGTTGGTGTCGGATGCACGGTCGACATGA